The Mastacembelus armatus chromosome 20, fMasArm1.2, whole genome shotgun sequence DNA segment CTGGCAGCAAGTCTGAGAGGTGCCAGGACTGTTATCACTTATTGCAGCTATTGACTTGCCTCCTGAGTTGCTCTAACTTCATCTCATAGCAATAACTACAACCCTAATAAGATACATCAACTGGCATTTATGTTACTGATGTATAACATCTCTAgcatcactcactcacttttgtactttttgtactGTTGCTTCATTCCACTTCATTCATCAGCCTTTCTTGTCACCCAGGTGTTGTTTTCTTCATGCGGCCTGTCTTCCTTTGAGTGAATATTATATCTATGTATCCTCAACATTCTAGTGCCTTGCTGGGAGTTGGCAAACAAGAAAAACGTGAGAATAAGTGATCTGGTGATACTCGGGACATTTGAGCACAGCAACATAAGATCTCTGGAGCTGGTCTATCCTGCCCAAAACATAGGCAGAACATTTCAAGGATTGGCTCTGCACTTTACGCCTCTTTCATCCTCCACGAATGCTTCACAAACAAGGGAACCTTAGTTGGCCTTGTGAAATTTGTGATGATATTTATTAAGCATCTCAGCACAAACCAGATAGATCAATTGAGTTCCAATGGCTTCCACATAATGAAACTATAAATATATCTAAAATGACTTTTACTATTTTAAGGTGGTTGAAACTCACtcctgtaaatatgaaaaaaagcaTCCAGAGAAGTTAGTTTTTCAGTGCTTACCAGCATCACTGCTTTTTAGTCTTTAAAGGGAGTGAACACTTTTTTGTATCCTAATAATTTAAATGTGCTCAGTTGTGTGAAAgtaactatttatttttattaaatgaatgtgaaaaatgtacatGTGTATTAACTTTCTGTTTGTATAAGCAAATGTGCTCTTCCAGAGTTACTGAGGTGTTTCTCATCTGTGTGGGTAAGCAGTTTATCTCCTACAGTGACTGTTTCTCCCAGAGGCTTTACCGTGGATAGGAACAGAAATCAGGCAGAACCTCAGTCACTCTCCGTTCCAGCTTCTCTCTCCGTTCCTCCCTTTGCCTTTCCTTGCGCAGCACAAATGGAAGCTGCCTCCAGGCCTGGAAACATCGTTTTAACACCCGTCTAAAGTGCAGGCAGATGGAGGGACAAATCGGAACAGAGCAAGTGAGCAATAAGAAACTGAGTTATAGTGATTTCTGCATTGACAGCACGTAATGAGTTTTCAAATGATGACAGTGAGGGCTCACTGACAATGGAAGCCAGTGGAAATACACCTGCTGGCTGTGATCATCTAACTGACCTCACCTTTATAAACCTTCTCAGTGTTTACAGGTGCTACAGCAATCAAAGTTTAgccacaatggggaaattaaGCGTAATGAAAAGCAAATGTACAAGCAACACTGTGCCTAAGAACAGCCCCAAAGATTCAATAACAAGGTAAAAGACCTCTAGTGTTCCTGCAGCAATGTATTACTTGTGGTCACAAAATTAACTAAATATGAAGTAGGCAGAAAGACATATGGCAGCaaaaagtggatttttttttttttaacatggaGCCTGAACCACACTGTCAAAAATCACTGCCAAGCTACCTCAGTTAGCCTTAGTGACCACAGAGCTCACAGCAGAAATGAGCCAGAGAGGAGAAGATGCACAGGTAGTTAAGTTCTAATCAAAGTTTTAAGAATCTGTTCGTTTCAATTTTGACCCCAGTAGGTGGTGATGCTGGAAACACACTACAGCACCCATACGAACATACGCTGAAGTCACAGTTAGCAGACCTGTTACTGTGCTCCTGAGCCAGCTCCAGCCGGTCCCACTGCACCAGCCTCTCCTCTGTGACATGGTCCAGCAGCGCCAGAAGGCATCTCCTTAGAGTGTGACAGCGATAAAAACGCTCAGCTCGCTGCCCTTGAATCATCCGCCAGTCCTTGagctgaaacagagaaaagtcaCTTATAGATAAGGATATTCTAAAAgtgtaaatatataatgaatATACAATCTTTCTTTGAAAACATATACATCTATCTTTTAAAGCTAGAAATGCTGATACCTGTTctcaaaataaagaaagaaataaagttaCTCAGTATGTTGAAGTGATGAAGATGGCATTAGCTCAAACAAGAAAATAAGTAGAAAATGGTTCaagctttttcttttaaaagtctGTGCCTAAAAACAGAATTGGTTGACATGGTCCAGCAGCAGAGATTGGGAAAAGGTATTACTCCTAAGTCACCAAGAGAATATGAGGATACGGCAATCCTGAATgagtaactgtgtgtgtgtctttgagcAGGTGTATACACACTTTTTTCCAGCAGCTTAAGCTCCTCCGAAGCAAAAAGTGCTGTTGCAATTGGTCAGCAGAAGCTTCTTTCTGAGATAAGGAGTCTCTTGCTGATTGCTGCCAGCCTAGTGTGCACCGCCTCAGAAGGAAGAGATTGTGATGACTCTCGGCCAGCTGGcagaaattaaaaagaaaagcagacgCATGCTAATGAATGCATCTAAACTTAACCATATGTGCCAGATAAAAACAATGGAGTTGTATGAAATGCAGAAGAACTCATCTATGAGTGCACCTCACATCTAAGAAAGAGATTATACTCTGCTGTTAAACATGCCCGCACGtgattttcttcattatttGTGATGCTGCGCAAAGGCAGGAACATTTGGAGGATGAATGGATGATACTGTCAAAAGAATGCAGCTAGAAAATTGTGCCACATGCTTTCTGCTtggatgtttttcctttgtgtgGTACACAACCACTACCACAACCATGCTCATTGCTCACAATGATCAATTAACATATTTAATTAATATATTCAATAATTTAgtgtatcattattattagataataattattattattatcatcattattattataatgatgataatgagctttatttaattgtttaaaATTGTTCTAATGTGCTTCACAAACAGGGGATACAAGGATAAATACATAAGCACAGAAATGATTGATAACAATTGCAAAAATACATATAcagaagaagaataaaacattCTAGTAAGAATACAAAGACTTactattgatttaaaaaaaataatttcacagtTTTGATTATGTTCTGCCTCTTCACTTAAGGCAACAGCAATGCAGTAGTCAATACAATAGAAAAATGTTAATCCTCTTTTGTATTGTTAAAATGTATAAGTctcagaggaaaaggaaaggaaattaaACTTTCTAGTATACACAATTCCAGTGGTCataatgaaaatgtctgtgaCACTTGAAAAGATCTGAACTAATAAAAAACGTAATATACAGTACTCTGAACATGTTTTATAAAACAGATAGCAGATGCACATGCAGCACTTCATGTGGTCTTTTTAAGGTTCAAGCAAGTCTACAAACAAGGAGGCTTATTATTATTCTATGACGCATATTCTGACAAAGTTTTTTGTGCCACATTTATCCCTGGACACCAGAATTAACATATGTGATAATGAAACACCCAAAGCACTCTATGCAACATTTTCTCTTTAGATACTGAGTTTGGCTGAACATCTTGAGTGTGCACTGCAGAAAAAGTTTATTTACCTGAACATTGGCGCGTCCGAGCTGAATGAGGCGTTTCCATGGTGCCAGGCCTCGGTGTAGCAACAAGGTTCTGTGATAATGTTGACGGGCCAGTTTGAGGAGCTCCTGATGTCTTTTCagttgtctctgtttttcctcttccctctATGCAAAGTGCAATGTCACAAGAGTGTATCCACCCACAGTGTAATTCCCAGGGGTACAGGTATTCATGTATTTAGGGTCATATCTTTGTGACTGTCCAGAAAATATGGAACTGATCTCACCTCTTTTTCCAgccttttctcctccctcttcttttctgctgctttgcgtttttcctcctcttcttcccacTGTCTCTGCTCCTCAGCAGCTTTTATCTGAGCCTGAGCCAAATTTGGGGTCAAACCTAGTTAAAGTTAAACTTACATTTGTAACACAATGTGAGACAGTTCCTACAATCTTACAAAGCAGTTCAGAAGACAACTTTAGCATCTCTCACcagcttttcttcttccttctttttcttgaGTTCCTCGATTTCCTTTCTTCGTTCTGCACGTTGACGTGCACGGGCATCCATGGCTTCAGAGAAAGGAAAGACAACAGGGTGAGTGTATAAGCTGTTCTTTTACAACAGAGTCAAGTGCATTCTGTTGTTTATGTATGTTGTTTCCAGCTGTAAAGGTTGCAGAGTGAAGGCATTTGCAGACTGACCTATGATGAGTGGATGAGGGCATGTTTGGTGTGTGGCAGGTTTCCTCTGAGATTCTCCAGTGCCTCTTGGTGCCCTGCATCAACCAGAAGCACAGAATGGTTGGTTATAAAGCTATCTGCACAATCACATCTTTTTGATTCTTCCCTCGGAAATTTCACCTGCAGTCAAACTATATCAATGTGTGTAAAATTGCCTTTAGTTGACTGAATTGtaatttggtgctatacaaatgaactgaattgaattgtagAACCTCTTGATTTCACAGTTCAAATTTCAGTCAGACTAAACTTAGGAGCAAAGTGAAGGAGGAGGGCCAATGCACCACTGGAGGTGCATGTGTCCAAATCATGTGTTTAAAATCATCCAAGGTCTTGTTACatttcacacagacataaatTGGATGTAAATTCGGTCCTTCAGCACTGTAACCATAAATTACTTTTCCATACTGTCATCAAGTAGTCGATTAAGAACtaagaaaaaactaaaatgtctaCAATGCCATTGCAATAGGACAGAATCTGTATGATGCTGAAAACTGTGTGATATGAGTGCGAACTCCAGAATAGTTACCAAATAAACCTGAGGTGATGTTATTATATCAGCTGCTGATCTAAGGTCATGAATCAACTATGAAACTTAAATTATGCTGCAAACTACTTTCAACATACACAATGTGAACAGATTCACCACAAGCTACTGTAATTTAGCCCTGTACAGCTCTGAATATGATACACCCATATCAAAAGTCAGAATGCTGCGTATTTTGGTAATGTATAATGAAGCTACCTCAGCTCAGTTTGGTCAGCACTGTGGCTCCTTGGTCTCATTGGTGCTTCTTGTGGCTCTTTTGGTCTCACTGATAGCTGAGCAGTTTTATCCATCTCCAGCTTCAAGCCCATCATGGTCTGCTCCTCCTTCAGCTGTGCAATCTGCTCTTGCTGCTCCTTTAACAGTTTCCTCTGTTGTGTAATTATTTGCTGCTGAACAGCATGTCTGTTCTCAAACCTGCTACCCTGAGGCACGGTgctttttgaatgaatgaaagcgGTGCCTTCACCTCTCTGTCGTGCCTCATGGAGCTCAGCAGCAGTTGGTGCTACATGCCGTCGGGTCACCTGCCATGGCTGAGGGGGCTGGCTCTCAGTACTCACAGGGGTCTTATCTTGTAGTGCGGGGGTGTCAGGGTCTAAAGTTCCTGACTGGTGACCATCCTACAGTGAACAAATGATACAACACAGAAGACCATCATGCCAGTGCCCTTATTTCTATAGTTGAAGGGGGTTGCACAGATGCTCCTGTGAGTATCTCAAGacaatttaatatttactgAGCACCTGGAATCCTCATATATAAGAAGCAGAAACCTCGTTGCAAATGCGACCTCTTCACAGACTGCTACCATCAAATCTTGTAATTCCAATTTTGTCTACTGCtctgtttcttttgtctcttgAGCTGTGTCCACTATCCtaaacttttttatttctttagcATTCTTTCCATAGAAATAGCTCTATGTCCTCTACAGTTATACACCTCCTTTGTCTcctgctctctcactctctagAGGTGTGAATGTTCTCCCTCAGAAAGGTACTGGTCATCCCAAGAGGGGATTAATTTTGTTCCAAAACCTGTTTACTACTTCAATAAATAAGACTTTAGCATTATCTGCCAAGAGTAGACCTGATTTAGCCATGATTACACTGTACACTGTATAGTGTgtttaaatcactttaaaaatgtgGTTTGTCAGGTTTTTCAGCAGAGAGCATTAACAGAGTTTAGATTTGATTTAATCCCTTCATGTTGTTACGGAAACTATGAATATTTGTGAACATCTCACCTTCCTTGTAGGTTCTGGAAGGTTACATTCCTTAAATGGGGTCATTATTGGCTGTGAAGCTGGGGTTTCTGTGGCCTTGAGTTTGCCCGTTGATGCAGCATTGATTAAAGCCGTCATCTTGCGTCGGGTTTCCTGCTGTTGGGCCAAAAGCTCTCGTTTTTCCCTCTCCATCCGACACCACAGCTGCCACTCATTCAGAAAGCGCCGTAGCAAACGCCTTCGGTCACTCTCCACAGCCAGCTGACACTGTCTGGAAGACATAAGAGATGTGactacatttttaaagctcAGTCATGATTGATAATAGGATATAAATGTCTTACTTATTACTAAGTATCCTATAAAGATACTGTCAATTATAAGTGGGATTTATTTTTGACAAGTTGATTTTGGTTCTTGCCTGTTTTTAACTCGgagctcctcctctgctcttacCACCTCTCTCTGCTTTCGCTCTGCCCACACCACTGTTTGCCACGCTCGCCACACTCTCAGCTGTGTCTTCCAGTCATACAGGGCCTGGACTTTACCCATACGTAGCCTTTGGTCCAACACCACTGAATACCATCCAGAGAAATGTCTCTGCAAACACttagaacacacacataaatgtagGTGCTGGAGTTACTGTGAAAATTGTTACATTAAAGTGAACCAGCCTACAAATATacgtagacacacacacacggcaccAACCTTCAGGTTGTTCATGTGAATCATGGTTTGAATTTTCTGTTCTCTACATAGTCGCTCTGTGTCccgctgttgctgctgctttatAGAAAGTGTTGGAGCTGACTGGCTGGCTGCCCTCTGCCTCACCTCATTTGCCCTTTCCctgtgaaataaacacacaactaCTTCTTAGTCTATCATGGCACAAAAGCATTACAGCAAAAGTGGCAGTAATGCTAAGTGGCCAAGGGCTTATGCTTGCTGCACAGGGGCACTTCCACAATAGTTGTTAGGGTGAGGGAGCTGGTTCATCACAGGCTTACTTGTCAAAAAGTAGCTATCTGTTACAGGAAGGTGGTGCAGGTACGACCACGTACAGTGCAATCAGGCAGGAGACGGGAGGTCATTTCAGATAGAGGGGATTGTTGTAACAGCTTCAGCAGAGACCAGTGAGTGCTGTGGATACCATACCTCTGTCTAACCACTTGTCCCAggactctcctctcctccatctgGCGTCGAAGTTTCACCATCTCTTGCTGCACCATCTCTTCTTGCCTACGTGCCTCCTGCTTCTTCCTCAACTCCTCTTCTCGCTCCCTCCTCTTTGCCTCTTGTAGGGCACCCAGCTgagcctccctctctctttgctGTCTCCGTCTCTCAGCCTCCCGTTGGGCCCTGTTTTCTCGCACCTTCAGTGGCAATTAGTGTAATTGAGAACATAGCACAACTTGTGCGGCAGTGACTCCTAATGGTTTGCTCATTGATCATATTGACAGTTTTCCCGCAGCATTCATGTCTCTCATGCAACTTGAAGAATTTGAGACTTTGGTGACATACCTGCTGGTGTCGCGCATCCATGGTGACGGCTGGGTCTCTGAACTGCTTCCTTGTTTGTCCAACATCGAGTGCCAGTTCCTCCATCATCCCAAAGTCCAACACCTCCTGCTCCATTAGGTCTTGTAGGAAGCTGTTAACGTAGATGTGCTCATCTTTGTCAGCCAGGCAGTTGTAGAGATCTAAATGTTTTTACGCAAGtgggtgaaaaagaaaaaaaaacacaccagaaCTGAGGTTTTAAAGGACTGTAACAGcacttttatatgttttatctCATTAACTTGAAGTCACTTATACTTGTATGTGCATGTTGCTTCAGATACAGCAAAGTATATAGGAAAcccaaaatgttaaaacacaGGATATTatgaaaagaacacacacacacacacacacacacacacacacacacacactgttggttTGAAAATGCTGTCATTTAGCAGTAAGCGACTCTTTCAATGCAGTAACTGGTACAAAATATTGTCAACACAGTTCGATGCTGCATAACCATATAGGTACAacattttgtatatttattacACTTAATGATTTGGAtcacaaattttaatattacacaaagataatctgagtaaatacaaaacgctttttaaagtttttaaatgatgatttcattaaTTAAGGTAAAAAAGCTGTCTATACCTGCCTGGCCCTATGTAAAAAAGTGATTGCCCCCTAAACTTGATAACTGGTTGTCCCACCCTTGGTGGCAACAACAGCAACCAAGCATTTTCCTTAACTAACAATGAGTCTTTCACATTGCTGTAGAGGAATTTTGGCGAACTCTTTACAGAATTGTTTTAATTCAGCTACATTCAAGGTCATTCAGCCCatttaaggtcatgccacagcatctcaattggaTTTAAGTCCGGACTGTGACTAGGCTGCTGCAAAACCTTGATTACCAAACCAATATCTTGCTTGTACTGTGAGTGAATGTGAGATGCAACAATGAAAATACagacatgttttcactgaaatgaACTGGGTTGGAAGAAGGCTGGGACTGATCTTCAGGTCTAACTCATTGTGTGTTGGTTGTCCTCCAAGATGCCATGAGAATGACTGAATCTCTAGAGTAAGTTTTTCTTCTACAGCATCTCTTTTTAAACCCATTATACATTTTGGCCATTATTTATTGAATATAGACCCCCTTGTTTTCATTATGTACAAGTACAAATGTAAATGGCgttatattaaaataatgagCATCAGGCTATCTGGCTTTTTAACATGGTTTTGCCATTTGCTTTACCATTAAAGTTGTCGTAGTTTAGGGTAGTCGGCTGAGAAGCAGCCACTGCAGCAGGACTTTTTTCAGCAGAGCGTAACAGGTCAttttcctcctccatctccagcTCCAACCGCAACTTACTGCTCAGCCAATCACTGAGAAGAGCCTGAGCTGCAAGAGGCAACAAACCAAATATCATTGTCCAGCCGTGTTGCTTCACATAGTTTTCTATTGTAGAGGTAAGACATCATTGGAGAcacatcatttttttaaaacaggatTACATACCTTCACTGTAAGCATCATTATGATCCTGTAGCTGGTCAGAGCTTTGCAATGGTACAGCTAGACTGCTATTTCCTAAATGAGATTTCTTATGGGAGAAGACTTCAGACACAGCAAACTCAGAAGCCCTCTCCACCCGCTGAGAACCAAGAAATGGACAAACAATtaagaaatgaacaaatgttCTCATTATCAGTAAAtcagaaaaatatttctttatttagccAAATGCCCATCAGTCTAGGGTAACATCTTCAAATTCACTGCTTGGTTTGCAAAGTCCAAAAACCCAAAGATACAGAAACGTGCATCATGAAACAGGCAAATTCTTCCTACCTTTCTCCACTGATTGATATCACCATTTTTTCCATGCATctgttatttaaagaaaaatcagaTGACACTGTTTGTCAGAGTGACCTTTTGCCTGTGTGGAAATTCCCCAGActgacactgagctgcaggCGCAGTCTGCAAATTGAGGGCTAAGCCATTGCCTGATGTCTGTGGATTACTTCACATGAAAGTTTAGGGATTGCCTTAAATCAGCAGATTAGCTACTTCAGAACCATTTCCCATACTAGAAGTGATTTCGATATCTCTGTTTCAGGCTGCAGGCATGTGAGTATCTGTATGACATTTCTAAATCATCCCCTGACCCAAGCCATGAGTCCATACATAATAATAGTTATATACTTCTCCCTCAGTCATAAACAGAATAATGTCGTTTTTACAACTAGCGTTAGTTATGTTTTACAACCCTGGCATTTGATAAGGGAAAAGGATTTGAAAAGTGAAAgattataataatatttgacattttcactttAGATAAGATAAAATTGTTGAGAACATTGTTAGTTTAACGTTAATCCAAAAACCAGACTTACCTTGTCTGCAGATGTTTGGCTGTTGTCGAGCCTCCTCCACCTATACAGGTGAGGATTGTGACCTGGGAATGTCATTTGTTTGGTTATGAAACCTTTCACTAGGCCTCTATACCGTAATCCCAATCATCACTACAATGGCCAACTATTTCACATTTATATCGACAGAAAGTGCTCACAAGTCACCACGGAGAGCTCGGGAAACACAACTGACATCGTTTCACAAAGGATTCTGGGTAATGTAGTACATTAAGCATTTTAGTAGGTTAAGTAGCGATGCATAGGCGCAATTTCAAGACTACGTGTCCCAGTACATAGACTAGGCGTCGCCCTGGTAACCATAGCAACTCTTTTCGCCTTCACAAATGAGTCCAAAACATTGTTTATATGGAGAAGAGCGGGAAATACAAACGAAAGCAAATCGGTAGAAACTATTTTGAATATGTTTACATAAAGTATCACTTTTATGGGCTTTGTCCATCAAAGGATGCACGACgttattttgtagttttgtcaGTGCCGTCGCGCTCGCTGATGACGACATATTTCCACGCGTTGTAGTTCTAGTCATTCAGTGAGCGTTGGTAAGCGAAAGAAAGATGCTCTCAGATTAGAATCACACTAGCACATCTGTGAATGGGTAGGTTTTTGTTAAGTGAGTAATTTACGCGCAGTACACATCTGAAATCGGCGGAAGTTTGCATCCAGACGTCACACGGATAGAATGCTAGTTAGCCACGTGGCTAACTCACATGCTGTTTTGCTGTAGTCGGTGCTCGTAGTAACGATAGTTCACCGGGGTCGTTATCCTTCAAACGGGTTGACGCTTTAAATCGACTCATTAGTGATACATTTCGCTGCTCAAATGGCTGGTAGCAGGATGAAGCTGGAATTAACCCGGGTGGTTCAGGGACGAGGTCGGCTGGGTGTTTTGAAGGGGCTCGGCAAAACGGGCCAGCATTCCCTGGAGGTCCCGGGGTGTCTGCTGTACACACACTTGGGCACAGTGCCCCACCTCACCCAGGATACACTGCACACCCTGAGCAAACTCCCCTCTGTCACCCAGGTCACCTTATCCCAAATGTAAGCTAAAATCACtgaacacacatattcacacacacactctactgtatcaaaaaaatcaaactttttATCACTGTCTCTTTCTCAAGAGTAGAGCACCAGGAAGTGTTGGAGGAGTTTAAGGATGGATTCAGGAAGTTTGCAGGTACAAATCGTCATTTTCTCATcgtttctttttcctctttggtATCACGGTtaatgaagagacagagaagaagagagaagctGGGACACTCAAGCAGACCAATCAGCATTGATGATAACATGAATTATGCTTTTctaatatattcaaatgtg contains these protein-coding regions:
- the ccdc191 gene encoding coiled-coil domain-containing protein 191 yields the protein MTFPGHNPHLYRWRRLDNSQTSADKMHGKNGDINQWRKRVERASEFAVSEVFSHKKSHLGNSSLAVPLQSSDQLQDHNDAYSEAQALLSDWLSSKLRLELEMEEENDLLRSAEKSPAAVAASQPTTLNYDNFNDLYNCLADKDEHIYVNSFLQDLMEQEVLDFGMMEELALDVGQTRKQFRDPAVTMDARHQQVRENRAQREAERRRQQREREAQLGALQEAKRREREEELRKKQEARRQEEMVQQEMVKLRRQMEERRVLGQVVRQRERANEVRQRAASQSAPTLSIKQQQQRDTERLCREQKIQTMIHMNNLKCLQRHFSGWYSVVLDQRLRMGKVQALYDWKTQLRVWRAWQTVVWAERKQREVVRAEEELRVKNRQCQLAVESDRRRLLRRFLNEWQLWCRMEREKRELLAQQQETRRKMTALINAASTGKLKATETPASQPIMTPFKECNLPEPTRKDGHQSGTLDPDTPALQDKTPVSTESQPPQPWQVTRRHVAPTAAELHEARQRGEGTAFIHSKSTVPQGSRFENRHAVQQQIITQQRKLLKEQQEQIAQLKEEQTMMGLKLEMDKTAQLSVRPKEPQEAPMRPRSHSADQTELRAPRGTGESQRKPATHQTCPHPLIIAMDARARQRAERRKEIEELKKKKEEEKLAQIKAAEEQRQWEEEEEKRKAAEKKREEKRLEKEREEEKQRQLKRHQELLKLARQHYHRTLLLHRGLAPWKRLIQLGRANVQLAESHHNLFLLRRCTLGWQQSARDSLSQKEASADQLQQHFLLRRSLSCWKKLKDWRMIQGQRAERFYRCHTLRRCLLALLDHVTEERLVQWDRLELAQEHSNRRVLKRCFQAWRQLPFVLRKERQREERREKLERRVTEVLPDFCSYPRKALEC